Proteins encoded together in one Parus major isolate Abel chromosome 25LG2, Parus_major1.1, whole genome shotgun sequence window:
- the CTSK gene encoding cathepsin K, with the protein MTTMSDSHCRGTGLGTLGTDVGCCPPSLLSHDVPELPVPPLLKGVGAQPHPIRPRAGLGDTGCSPGWGAGTQERVPRAGCWGGGTSRGQENVPGTGERPGDKRMSRGQENDPGTGGCPGDRRTTRGQEDVPGTGERPGDRRTTRGQEDVPGRSRRQPRAGADSAPPAAPREAGGSPRVPPPRPLLPSSPSKPDACQNFPAASELPQSSRIKAQRPRLPQAPSRRSHRRLRAGVPLVPRMWWPLLLVPAALAQLHPERELDAQWELWKKTHRKQYNGKEDELTRRLIWEKNLKYINTHNLEHALGVHTFELAMNHLGDMTSEEVVRTMTGLKVPRGHQRHNETLFVPDWTERAPAAMDWRKKGYVTPVKNQGQCGSCWAFSSVGALEGQLKRKTGKLLSLSPQNLVDCVANNDGCGGGYMTNAFEYVRQNRGIDSEDSYPYIGQDESCMYSPTGKAAKCRGYREIPEGNEKALKRAVARIGPISVGIDASLPSFQFYSRGVYYDESCNAENINHAVLAVGYGAQKGTKHWIIKNSWGEEWGNKGYVLLARNMNNACGVANLASFPKM; encoded by the exons atgacgACGATGA GTGACAGTCACTGCAGGGGGAccgggctggggacactggggacagacGTGGGGTGCTGTCCTCCGTCCCTGCTGTCACACGATGTCCCCGAGCTGCCCGTCCCGCCGCTCCTGAAGGGAGTGGGTGCTCAGCCCCATCCGATTCGGCCACGGGCAGGACTTGGGGACACTGGGTGTTCCCCAGGATGGGGTGCCGGGACACAGGAgcgtgtccccagggcaggatgctggggtggggggacaTCCCGGGGACAGGAGAACGTCCCGGGGACAGGAGAACGTCCCGGGGACAAGAGGATGTCCCGGGGACAGGAGAACGACCCGGGGACAGGAGGAtgtcctggggacaggagaACGACCCGGGGACAGGAGGATGTCCCGGGGACAGGAGAACGTCCCGGGGACAGGAGAACGACCCGGGGACAGGAGGATGTCCCGGGCCGGTCCCGCCGCCAGCCCCGCGCCGGGGCTGACTCAGCTCCTCCCGCAGCACCACGTGAAGCCGGGGGCAGCCCCCGCGTCCCCCCTCCCcgtcccctccttccctccagcccaTCCAAGCCCGATGCCTGCCAAAATTTTCCGGCTGCCTCCGAACTTCCTCAATCCAGCAGGATAAAAGCGCAGCGGCCGCGGCTCCCGCAGGCCCCGTCCCGGCGCTCCCACCGACGGCTCCGTGCTGG TGTTCCGCTGGTCCCCAGGATGTGGTGGCCCTTGCTGCTGGTCCCTGCGGCGCTGGCCCAGCTGCACCCGGAGCGGGAACTGGATGCGCAGTGGgagctctggaaaaaaacccaccgCAAGCAGTACAATGGCAAG GAGGACGAGCTGACACGGAGGCTGATTTGGGAGAAGAACCTCAAATACATCAACACCCACAACCTGGAGCACGCCCTGGGCGTCCACACCTTCGAGCTGGCCATGAACCACCTGGGTGACATG ACCAGTGAGGAGGTGGTGAGGACAATGACCGGGCTGAAGGTGCCCCGTGGTCACCAACGTCACAACGAGACGCTCTTTGTCCCCGACTGGACCGAGAGAGCCCCGGCTGCCATGGACTGGCGCAAGAAAGGCTACGTGACCCCTGTCAAGAACCAG GGCCAGTGTGGCTCGTGCTGGGCTTTCAGCTCGGTGGGTGCCCTGGAGGGgcagctgaagaggaaaacagggaagcTGCTGTCCCTCAGCCCCCAAAACCTGGTGGATTGTGTGGCTAACAACGACGGCTGCGGGGGCGGGTACATGACCAACGCCTTCGAGTACGTGCGGCAGAACCGCGGCATCGACTCCGAGGACTCCTATCCCTACATTGGCCAG GACGAGAGCTGCATGTACAGCCCCACTGGGAAGGCGGCCAAGTGCCGCGGCTACCGTGAGATTCCCGAAGGGAATGAGAAGGCTCTGAAGAGGGCGGTGGCCCGGATTGGTCCCATCTCCGTGGGCATCGACGCCAGCCTGCCCTCCTTCCAGTTCTACAGCCggg GTGTGTACTACGACGAGAGCTGCAATGCCGAGAACATCAACCACGCCGTGCTGGCCGTGGGCTACGGGGCACAGAAGGGCACCAAGCACTGGATCATCAAGAACAG CTGGGGCGAGGAATGGGGCAACAAGGGCTACGTCCTCCTAGCCCGCAACATGAACAACGCCTGTGGCGTGGCCAACCTGGCCAGCTTCCCCAAGATGTGA